The genome window ACATAAAGAAAACCTTagtattgatttatatatatatatatatatatatatatatatatatatatatatatatagagagagagagagagagagagagagagagaggggggggggggggagaaagagaaagagaagtcaAGGCAACCATAAAAGACATTTATTGGAGCtttaaaatctatatatatatattgaatgtgCATAATGATAGCTTTAAAATCTAGCATTGTTAGCAAACAAAACACAATGAAACAGAATTCAGAAATAGATTCAAGGTTTTCATGTTAATAATACATTATAGCTCACTTACATATTGGCTTGTTTTTTTGCAACAGTAGCAATCTTTGACAATGTCCCATAAGGATAGAAGCATGTCTTTATACCTGTAAATCCAATTATCCACTTATTACTTAAGATGAAAAGTAAAGCAGGATTGGAGAGCTCCGTTGAGATTCACCTCCCCTTATTATATTGGTTTAAGTGCTTATTTGGAGAACAAGGGGGTTATTACTTATTATGCTCATTGAAACTACACCTATAAAATTACTACAACTTAACACAATTACTTAATATGCATATTTGACAATAATGACCAAGAGAAACTCAAATAACACGATCTAGTGGCAAAGGAGCAACAATAAATTGAAAGTTCACATTTCATAATTAGACATGAGAAAAGATACATTGTAATAAGTTATCTGTAAGACATTATTTTCCATTCCTACTAATCTTATtcatttaaacaattaaaattacataaatattagTGATTACATCTATATTACAGGATAAATAAATAGCACATTGAAAAAAAACCCTTATTTGAAAGTTTTCACTCTTAATCTCATATCACTAATTTTAGTGTTTCTTTGCCTAAATTTCACAACATATCATATCTTAGCATGTTGTGGGATGGAATATAAGAATAAGGCTTCCCTGCAAACTCCCACAACATAAGGcagtaaaaatgaaacaaaataatgcACCCCCGACAAAGTAAAGTTCACCACCATATTTCATGAGTATAGATATATAAAGAATGGTTGATTCTTTTCTCGTCAAATCAAGTTGAACCCAATTCAAAAAATAACTAGCCACATCTATAGGTATATTAGTCTCTTAATTTGTTCTAGACAAATGAAGAAGGAACTCAGTTTAAATTCCTTATTAATAAAGTGAAAATCTTCTTTTCTAAACTATTTGGTAAAGTGGATCAGGAATAGTTACCTTTGATATTTGAGAGCCTAGACTTCTGGGCACACCACAACATTTTAAGCATACAAAAACTCCAATATTGGCTGACCTGAAGAAGCAGTTAGAAAAATGGATTCACAACTAAGAGGTAATATGCACTCCACATTATCATTTTAGGAAAATTCATGCTACTAGTTTCCTACAACTTAATCACAAGGATGCTTTATAAATTCTTCCCAGAAAATAATCAACACTCAAACTCCAGTTTTGAGTATTATAATCAGTGACCATGACCATAAACCACACACACATGacaaaaaatgtacaatggTGAATACACTTAGCCCATTTAGGATCTGGAGCATTGCAATCAGCACAAAAGCGACTATCTTTTTAAAGCAATAAATCCTTCACTATTCTTTTACCTATAAGAAACCTGCCAATCATTGAACTTctcaagaaaaataagtgaaaataaCTTTACATTCACaattaaagatgaaaataagcaaCAACATATTTTCCTTATACAGATTAAGCCTATTTTTCAAACATAAAGTTTGAGTCCGGTCTATTATAAGAAATAGGCTATTCTTTTTCTGTTGGCCTAGCATAAAAGCTTGTTTAAAGGCTTACTTTGCATTATAGCTTTTACAAAAAAGCCAATAGGTCTAAGCCTTGGTTTTCAAGATATACAAtatattgaaaatgtttttgtaatattatattgataaaatcaataaacttaTAAGTATATATTGTCAATATGTTGGCCCAGCGgccatgaaaatatattttaaaaggcTTGAGGCTTagccaatttaattaaataggttttGAAAAAGTCCAAACAAcctgatttatttattaaacaatGTCAAACCAGGCAGCGTGGTAGGCTATAGAACTATTAGCAGCACAGCTAAACTAcctggaaagaaagaaatatctgGTTATAGACTAACAAAACAAAACCCCAAGAAATGTTGTAATAACAACACTTTTCTGCTACAATAATCCTTAATTAGTTCCTTAATATCTCCCCCACCCCACCccccaaagaaaaagaaaaaagaatatttgaaaTTAAGCATGTGTGTAAAGATAGATTacggagaaaaagaaaagagaaaaaaaatacctgGGAACgaatgaatgaattgaaagagtTGAGTGTGAAATCCACTAGAGAAACTAATAATTGGCCACTATCGCCCCTTCATTTCTGTCGGCTCCCTCATTGTTGCCCCTACCATCTTTCTTATCGGCTATGCTATTGACCTCAGCCACATGTTCGACGACTCCTTAGCCAAAAAAACCAACCCCCGCACCATCGGCATCTTCATTGTCAGCTTCTAGATCCTCGACTTCGTCAACAACATGCTACAAGGCCCCTGCCACGGTGGATGACGGCGGCACATGGTGGTCGGGAATCGCTTCATAGTAGCAGAAACTAAAATTAGGGGGGTTTTGTTGCAGACATGGAAAAGAGGCAATTGATGGTGGTGGTTTCTTTGTTCACGACCGGAGTTGGCGAAAAAAAGGaagggaaaaaaatgttagaatttATAAGAGAATAGAAAGAGAGAACCAAAGGAGAGAGTCAGGGTGTGAGACGGAGAATGAGAAACAAGAGAATCGGAGAGTGAGAGGGAAAGTGAGAAATGAGAGAGAAAAGGGAGAGGGAAGGTGAGAAACACCAGAGGAGAGGGAGAAGGAGGGCGAGATGTCTGGGAGTGAGGTGAGAAGGAGATAGGAGGAggagaattaaaaattaaaaactaacttcTAATAGGGTTTTCACGAAACCATCATAGAATAGtgtttctaagacagttttatAAAAATCGTCTTCGTTGAACAATCTTGTATTTACAAAACTATTACCGCatgacattctaagacagttccgcataaccatcttagaatgtgcatcgtaaaaaatattatttttagtattgaaaaattatattttgcatAAAAATAGGCTAATATTTAAGGTTATACATGATATGATACATCATCTCATTATATACACCcattagagaagaaaaagaaagtgatattgatatgtgatggaagaaaataaagaaatagaaaaggaTGCAAATGAGTTTAAAAAATAGGATGAAAATGGAAGTAAAAGAAATTAGAGTTGCTTATGTTGAACAGTTAATTTGTTGACAACATTAATTAAGGCATGGATTCTGTTTATGCATGTGAAGGTCGCGGGTGACTATGCATTGCAAATAAGAAATTCATGAGCATATGCTTGCGCAAAGCACGCCACCGTTGATGTAGGAAAGCAATATTCTAAGGTGCCTCGGTAGTTCTGACAACAACACATGCATGCTAGGATTATTTGGTATTGGGGAGGAGCAAGAGACCAAAAAAACCTTGGCTGGACTTCATTCACGGGTCACTTTTCACGTGGTCCATGTTGAATATGATCGAAGACCCACATTTTACCAAAAGAAAGGGAACATGCAATTATTAGAAAGGTTCGTGTGACCATTGAAGTTTCAAATCTGTGATGATATTGGCCAAGGAAATATCCTTCCTTctgaattaaattttgtaagttTCTTCTAATACAATctataattttactaaaatatcagTATGTACCAGactcaatatattatttatatgagAGTACGTTAATACGAGCAATATTTCTTCACCGAAAAACGctaatatttgaataaataataaatatacaatatagATGTATAAGTAAAGAATTTCACAAAAGTGCAACCTACATTAGATTTGATTAAAGATTTTCATAATTTCtttcaagaatatatatatatatatatatatatatatatatatatatatatatatatacacgcgCGTGTGCGTGTGATGAAACAATCATGCATTCCtttgaattaaaagttattttttcaaacttttataTTTCTCCATCGTTTTCGTGACAAATATCAGCCACTGTTGATCTATCCGACAACCCATACTTATTTGCCGTATTCAAACAATCATGCATTCTTTTGTATTAATTAAAGGTATGAATAAAGCTTTTCATAATTTGTATTAACtatatttctatatatatatatatatatatatatataaacaaactcATACCCGTGAAGTGCAATCTAGGCGAGTAGAGCCTATGAATCAAtagaaacaaaaacacaacATGAGCATTCCAACTGTGCTAGTGTTACCATTTCCATTTCAAGGACATGTCAATCCCATGACAACCCTATCACAAAAGTTGGTTGAGCATGGATGCAAAGTCGTTTTCGTGAACACAGACTTCAATCACAAGCGAGTGTTGAGTTCCATGGTGGAGCAACAAGATCATAGCCTTGATGAATCACTAATGAAGTTGGTCTCAATCTCAGACGGTTTAGGACCTGATGATGATAGAAGCAATATAGGCAAGCTATGTGATGCTATGATAAGCACCATGCCTTCTACACTTGAAAAGCTCATAGAGGATATTCATTTGAAAGGTGACAACAGAATCAGCTTTATTGTTGCAGATTTAAATATGGGATGGGCTTTGAATGTTGGGTGTAAATTGGGAATCAAAGGAGCTCTATTCTGGCCAGCCTCAGCAGCTGTGTTTGGCATGTTGTACAATGTTCCAAGGCTTATTGATGATGGGATCATAAATTCTGATGGTAAGAATATCATACTTTACTGTCCATATTTGTGTCACTCTATTAACTCTAGAAAACCCCATTGATTGATGAAGCATGTAAATTATCTtaccttttatctttttaagtctcctcataaaagaaaattgtttctacttttttttttgacagcTAGCTTGTTTCTGCTTATTTGTTCCTTAAATCCTTGAGACAACACTACTGATTACCTTTCACATCCATTACAGCCGGCCACTGAATTTTGAATATGGGTCTAACAAGTAATGTCAAGAcagttaagaaactaaaagaaaaaaaaaatatttattaagaaaatcataagaaaatgttataaaaaaaagtacggTACAAATTTGCACatgctaataattttttttaatttcttaatgaaTGTTCTAAAAATACTGATTCACATTTGTCTTTAAATAATATGTAGGACTTCCTAAATTCAATCATTGTTagcatttggaaaaaaaaactgaatacCTTAGGTCATATCTCTTATCTCTATATaacttttcaatattttatacatACATCTTAAATGAaggagaaataataataaatattttatttaaaagttaaaaatagattatatataaaagggttttattttttttttggtaaactaTGAAAATACCATATAAATGCAttgtatcatatatttttacatgACATTTATATACAAGTAGTGCTTAAAGagaattaatgataataaatatcACATTCAAAAGTTGAAAATAGATTCAGTATAAATGAGGATTTTTCTAATCAAGCATATAAATGAGGATTTTTCTAAACTTAGATAATATCATAGaagtatcattttattttatatttttacaggACACTTATAGTGCTTATTATGACATCTATCATTTATAATAGACATGAAATGGGCAAAGCTCGATCTGTCGAAATTTTCTGGGAATTTgtcaagcaaaataaaaaacttaaatacaaaatttcacattacataataaaaaaaactatttgcaTATGTTACTGCTCattctattttactttttattgcaGGATCCATATTAACTTCTAATAAGACAATTCGACTATCACCAAATATGCCAGAGatggagacaacaaactttttttgGCTTAACATGGCTGACACAATAAATAGTACGCATTTCCTGAATTATTTGGTGCATCATTGCACCCCAGCTTTAAATTTGACAGAATGGTGGCTTTGCAACACTGCATATGAACTTGAACCTTTGATGTTAACCCTTGCTCCGAAACTCCTCCCAATTGGCCCATTGTTGAGAAGTTATGACAACACAAATCCAACTCTAAGATCATTGGGACAATTTTGGGAAGAAGATCTCTCTTGCATGAGTTGGCTTGATCAACAACCTCATCGTTCTGTCACTTATGTTGCATTTGGTAGTCACACTTATTTTGACCAAAACCAATTCAATGAACTAGCTCTAGGACTAGACCTAACCAATAAGCCTTTTCTTTGGGTTGTGCGTCAAGACAATAAGATGGCATACCCTAATGAATTCCAAGGGCATAAAGGTAAGATAGTTGGGTGGGCCCCTCAACAAATGGTTTTAAGCCACCCTGCCATAGCATGCTTTATTAGTCATTGTGGTTGGAATTCAAGCACAGAATGTTTGTCTAATGGGGTGCCCTTCTTGTGCTGGCCATATTTTGGTGACCAACCTTATAACAGAAAATACATATGTGATGAGTTGAATGTTGGGCTGGGATTGAACTCGGATGAAAATGGGCTTGTGTCACGGGGGGAGATTAAGAAGATATTGGACCAACTACTTAGTGATGGGAGCATAAGATCAAGGTCTCTGAAGTTAAAGGAGAAGGTAACAAGCAGCACAACAGACTGTGGTCAATCTTTAGAGAACTTCAACAAGTTTGTCAAGTGGCTGAAAGAATAAAGGTTGACCTTTTGTGCGTGTATTTTTTTGGATCAACTACCTATAAGTATTGAACAAATAGTGCAATGATTTCCAAAACTGAAGATTGTCAAAGACTCGAGCAACTTGTCAACAAAGATTATtaggtttttcatttaatttagttgaatgttgaaaatatcaagattttctttctttatttactttttttatacatcaagattttctttattgaaatcataaaaatgtttttgaagaTATAagaatttctatttatttaaaggAGAAGTTAACTTGGGGCACAtatgtatttcttttatctACTATATATGACCTTTTTCTATTCATCCACAATAATTCATAGTGTGGTTTCAAGTATACAAATACAGCTGGTATATAGGGGTGCAAGTGATTAGGGTTGGATTAGATTTGGTCTAGTTTAAGACCTAATCCAATGAAATATGGTCGGATTAATTAGGTTGGATTCGTTTTTTTAAGCAAATCAAGCCTTAATTATATGTTTGGTTCagttggaaattaaaaaaatagaaaaagggtACGAAAACAACGAATTACTCCTCCAATTGTGCAAATCCAAcactattacaaaaaaattacatgtccCAAATAGTACAAGACATGTCTCAAACaacatgaaaattattttagactAAATTTCCCTTTTgatcctttatctttttttgtttaatttgctctcctgtcttttttaaaatattattaccaGCCCTtagatttattattaaaatatttcaatggTTGACAttgatattaaataattttttaataagtaaaaaaaaacaaatagacGACTTTATTCCTATCCTCTTCATCCCATCCCACCTAATGTCCCTTCTCTCCTTCGGGACACCCCTCGTCACACATTTGTCTAACTGCTCCTTCTTCATTGTCGATGAAGGAACAGTCAAAGAGATCCACATCATCtcccactactagaaaatatgattttaacatCATTTATCAAGGACTTTCAATATTGATTATTAACTGATCGATATTGAAAGTACCGACGTTGAAAGTaataacgttaacatcggttttccaaaaccgatgttaacataaaaatcacaataacggttttaaaaaaaaaaatgatgttgtataataagaaataacaaaaaaaaaatagtcaaataTGTACAAATcaacaaaaccgatgttaagttatacctacaacatcggtttttacaaaaactgatgtatatatatacatacaacatcagtttttagaagaaaaaaaaacaatattgttTTGTACTCcccaacattgattttttttaaaaaaccgatgtgtTCTactaaacaacatcggttttcacaaaaaaccaatgttgttgttCAACaaatcggttttttaaaaactgatgttatgaGTCCagcttaacatcgatttttacaaaaattgatgttgtttgtaaacatcaatatttgttttatctgaaaactgatgttgtttattaattttttttaatatgttgtctatttttttaattaccccAAATTAACctacaaatttaaaatcagaTCCACaccaaataattttaagaatgtTTTCAAACACTTTTTAGTAGAAATTCCATAAAAATCGAATATGtactatgaattaaaagaatatttaatgtgcatacatgaaatgaattgtaaaaaatgtaaatcaaCTAAActacaattctaaaattacttGCACATTacgtgtttcatttttaactttcaaataataggTTGTCCATTGGATACAAAGCGCCTTCATtctctctggttccaatggtctagcatcattgaaatactgcatgatatgataaaacataagttaataatatataataccaattataacaaaattaattacgtttgaattaaataattattgtttcctaattattcttgaaacttcctaagattatagttgacatccagtgcataACGTAGTACTCACACTCGGTGCTtcttttttgtctattacactaaatacattatgaaattcatatattcaatgttaagtacaaattagtctgcacattaataaaatataattaaaagcaTTTCTTAAATGGCTTACTTTAATAACAATCCACCTAGTAGCAGCCTTCGATTTACTTTATGGAGTATCGTCaaatcctttcaaagcactatttaatacaaacatggatgcgtattgtacaattaaaacattgatgttcccgactaatgctaatgtaaatgttttggaaaatataactgacctgttaataatttcttttaggtAATTGTCTGGCCTAttgtgcaaggaacaaaaccaaaTGACAACCTTTTCCTTAAGTAAAATGatgaccatttgccaatgtgcatGGCAGTGGAGA of Glycine soja cultivar W05 chromosome 1, ASM419377v2, whole genome shotgun sequence contains these proteins:
- the LOC114413628 gene encoding UDP-glycosyltransferase 83A1-like yields the protein MSIPTVLVLPFPFQGHVNPMTTLSQKLVEHGCKVVFVNTDFNHKRVLSSMVEQQDHSLDESLMKLVSISDGLGPDDDRSNIGKLCDAMISTMPSTLEKLIEDIHLKGDNRISFIVADLNMGWALNVGCKLGIKGALFWPASAAVFGMLYNVPRLIDDGIINSDGSILTSNKTIRLSPNMPEMETTNFFWLNMADTINSTHFLNYLVHHCTPALNLTEWWLCNTAYELEPLMLTLAPKLLPIGPLLRSYDNTNPTLRSLGQFWEEDLSCMSWLDQQPHRSVTYVAFGSHTYFDQNQFNELALGLDLTNKPFLWVVRQDNKMAYPNEFQGHKGKIVGWAPQQMVLSHPAIACFISHCGWNSSTECLSNGVPFLCWPYFGDQPYNRKYICDELNVGLGLNSDENGLVSRGEIKKILDQLLSDGSIRSRSLKLKEKVTSSTTDCGQSLENFNKFVKWLKE